Genomic segment of Gloeocapsa sp. PCC 7428:
GTGCTCACTTTTTACAATCCTAATTGTTTTAAATATTCTCGGTTGCGTTGAGCACTTTCTTTCGGAGTTCCCATTCCAGGAAGCACATCTTGTTCGACAACAATCCAACCGTTGTAATCATGTTCGCGCAGCCAAGAAACAACCCCTGGAAAATCTACCCCGCCTTGACCAAGTTCGCAGAATAGCCCGCGACGCACAGCCTCGAAATAGTCCCAGCCTTGATTGCGGGCTGCTTGTGCTATTTTCAAGTCACAGTCTTTAAAGTGTACGTGCCAAATGCGATCGCCAAAACGCTCAAAAGCTTCTAACACGCACTGTCCATCATCAGTCGCCGCGCCATAAGCATAGTGTCCTGTATCCAAAGTTAATCCAATTAAGTTTGGGTCAGTTTGCTCTAAAAAGCGACTAATTTCTTTCGGTGTTTCCAAATAAGAAGCACAATGATGGTGGAACGTCGTTCGCATTCCTGTTTCATCCCTAATGACGCGGGCAATTTGTTCTGCACCCTCAATGCAAGTACGCCACTCCTTTTCACTCAACTCCATGTTTGGTTCAACTCTTCCTGCATTTTGTGTTCGTACAGGAACAGCACCAATTTCATCCATCACGACCATAAAAGGACGTACAGTTTGAGTGGTACTCGTCTGTGCAACCGTTGATAGCAATCGGGCAATTTTGAGGGCTTGTGCTTCAGCTTGTCGATGCGATTCTGGATTTTTTAATGCTACAGGTACGTAGCCACTTACGATCGTAAGATTGCGGCGCTCAAGTTCAGTTCTTAATTTCTCTGGATCTGTAGGCATATATCCCCAGTCACCCAAATCAGTACCGATATAGCCAGTTTCCACTAGCTCATCTAACATTTGTTGATAACCAA
This window contains:
- a CDS encoding TIM barrel protein codes for the protein MQGIRVANAPCSWGDLGVQGLEGESIGYQQMLDELVETGYIGTDLGDWGYMPTDPEKLRTELERRNLTIVSGYVPVALKNPESHRQAEAQALKIARLLSTVAQTSTTQTVRPFMVVMDEIGAVPVRTQNAGRVEPNMELSEKEWRTCIEGAEQIARVIRDETGMRTTFHHHCASYLETPKEISRFLEQTDPNLIGLTLDTGHYAYGAATDDGQCVLEAFERFGDRIWHVHFKDCDLKIAQAARNQGWDYFEAVRRGLFCELGQGGVDFPGVVSWLREHDYNGWIVVEQDVLPGMGTPKESAQRNREYLKQLGL